Proteins co-encoded in one Ananas comosus cultivar F153 linkage group 15, ASM154086v1, whole genome shotgun sequence genomic window:
- the LOC109721681 gene encoding cation/calcium exchanger 1-like, protein MGGATMAAPEKVLRSFLSLTFLLLALFYLSTRLGSSYPTPPQPSEQIIRTSPSTPDVDSSSGCSGIYGFESYSGKCNYLNSEEARCRPEGYINYLRIFYCVCGEYPILGYTILILWLLLLFYLLGNTAATYFCSNLEGLSRLLKLSPTIAGVTLLSLGNGAPDAFSSIVSFVGNGTTDVGLNSVLGGAFFVSSVVVGIISICLGPRRIAIDKTSFVRDVCFFLFVLSVLLVIFVVGKINLWCAVAFTSLYAVYVFLVSITHLCRRKDVEQMGIGDGFPALPADAAEFGGLESAAPLLATRGGEWGDEPKKPACGSKACFKACFASAGSKHAMGRALRILELPLYLPRRLTIPDACEERWSKPFAVISVTLAPTLLAALWNSKSPRAKESSLVVHVIGGLLGTVLGGAALARTRKERPPAGVFLFPWLAGGFLMSVVWAYIIAEELVSLLVSLGVVLQVSSSVLGLTVLAWGNSLGDLIANAAVALKGGPGGAQTAMSGCYGGPIFNTLVGLGLSLVLSSWAAHPSPLLVPVPDDPTLYQTVGFLMAGLLWALVMLPRRGMTIHRGLGYGLLSIYACFLSLRILQSVGLLQIQQ, encoded by the coding sequence ATGGGCGGCGCAACGATGGCAGCACCAGAAAAGGTACTGCGCTCCTTCCTGAGCTTGACATTCCTGCTGTTGGCGCTCTTTTATCTCTCGACCCGATTGGGCTCTTCCTATCCTACTCCGCCACAACCTTCGGAGCAGATCATCAGAACCAGCCCGAGTACGCCCGACGTTGATTCCAGCAGCGGCTGCAGTGGCATCTACGGGTTCGAAAGCTATAGTGGGAAGTGCAACTACTTGAATTCAGAAGAAGCCCGATGCCGTCCCGAAGGATACATAAACTATCTCCGCATCTTCTACTGCGTCTGCGGTGAATATCCGATCCTCGGGTACACTATCCTGATCCTGTGGCTTCTCCTCCTGTTCTATCTTCTGGGCAACACCGCTGCCACCTATTTCTGCTCAAACTTGGAGGGCCTATCGAGACTCCTTAAGCTCTCCCCCACCATCGCCGGCGTAACCCTCCTCTCTCTGGGCAATGGCGCCCCCGACGCCTTCTCCAGCATCGTCTCCTTCGTCGGAAACGGCACTACCGACGTGGGTCTCAACAGTGTCTTAGGCGGCGCCTTCTTCGTGTCGTCCGTGGTCGTCGGAATCATAAGCATCTGTCTCGGCCCTCGCAGGATCGCGATCGATAAGACCAGCTTCGTACGAGACGTCTGCTTCTTCCTTTTCGTTCTTTCGGTCCTGCTAGTAATCTTCGTCGTCGGAAAGATCAACCTGTGGTGCGCGGTGGCGTTCACCTCCCTTTACGCAGTCTACGTGTTCCTGGTGTCGATCACGCATCTCTGCAGGAGGAAGGATGTAGAGCAGATGGGCATCGGCGACGGGTTCCCTGCGCTGCCGGCGGATGCTGCGGAGTTTGGCGGATTGGAGTCCGCGGCCCCTCTTCTGGCGACGAGGGGAGGCGAATGGGGGGACGAGCCGAAGAAGCCTGCCTGCGGCTCCAAGGCGTGTTTTAAGGCGTGTTTTGCGTCGGCAGGGAGCAAGCACGCAATGGGCCGGGCCCTCCGCATTCTGGAGCTGCCTCTGTACCTTCCCAGGAGGCTGACCATCCCGGACGCATGCGAGGAGAGATGGTCCAAGCCGTTCGCGGTTATTTCGGTGACGCTGGCGCCGACGCTCTTGGCGGCGCTCTGGAACTCCAAGAGCCCCAGGGCCAAAGAGAGCTCGCTGGTCGTCCACGTTATTGGCGGGCTACTAGGGACGGTGCTGGGCGGCGCTGCTTTGGCAAGGACGAGGAAGGAGCGGCCGCCGGCGGGGGTGTTCCTGTTCCCCTGGCTGGCAGGGGGTTTCCTGATGAGCGTGGTGTGGGCGTACATCATCGCGGAGGAGCTGGTGTCCCTCCTGGTCTCCCTCGGGGTCGTGCTGCAGGTGAGCAGCTCCGTTCTGGGCCTCACCGTCCTGGCCTGGGGCAACTCGCTTGGGGACCTGATCGCCAACGCCGCGGTGGCGCTCAAGGGCGGGCCGGGGGGGGCCCAGACGGCGATGTCCGGATGCTACGGCGGGCCCATTTTCAACACCCTCGTGGGCCTCGGCCTCTCCCTCGTGCTCTCCTCGTGGGCCGCGCACCCTTCGCCCCTGCTCGTTCCCGTTCCTGACGACCCCACGCTGTATCAGACCGTCGGATTCCTCATGGCCGGGCTCCTGTGGGCCCTCGTCATGCTGCCCAGGCGAGGAATGACGATCCATAGAGGCTTGGGCTACGGCCTTCTCTCCATATACGCGTGCTTTTTATCTCTGCGGATTCTTCAGTCCGTCGGGCTGCTTCAGATCCAACAATAA
- the LOC109721598 gene encoding beta-glucuronosyltransferase GlcAT14B-like yields the protein MGIKELMISFIFTTFLLSLLFIPSVLPFSIFQSSNHSNSSGRPEKPYPVSFAYLISASKGDVNRLKRTLTAIYHPANYYLLHLDLEATPEERHLLTQFVSDHPTFSLIGNVWIVHKSNLVTYRGPSMLSTTLHGLSILLRRCQWDWFINLSASDYPLITQDDLITAFSNLPRDLSFVEHTSHLGWKIRKRARPIIIDPALYSLNKSEIIRSTQKRSLPTAFKLYTGSAWTVLSRSFAEYCVLGWDNLPRTLLLYYTNFISSPEGYFQTVICNSNYYKNTTVNHDLHYIMWDNPPKQHPLTLGMKDYRRMILSSAAFARKFKKNDPVLDKIDRELLRRKNEQFTYGGWCSDGEITRCSDGQSKGRTGVLKPGAGFRRLRALLTKLLSSRNFNKRQCR from the exons ATGGGCATCAAAGAACTGATGATCTCCTTCATCTTCACCACATTCCTGCTCTCCCTCCTCTTCATTCCGTCAGTCCTACCCTTCTCTATATTCCAATCTAGCAACCACTCCAACTCTTCCGGGCGACCCGAGAAACCGTACCCGGTCAGCTTTGCCTACCTCATCTCCGCCTCCAAAGGCGATGTCAATAGGCTAAAGCGCACCCTGACGGCGATCTACCATCCCGCCAACTACTACCTTCTCCACCTCGACCTCGAGGCAACGCCTGAGGAGCGGCACCTCCTTACCCAATTCGTCTCCGACCACCCCACATTTTCCCTAATAGGCAACGTTTGGATTGTACACAAGTCGAACCTCGTCACCTACAGGGGCCCCAGCATGCTCTCCACCACTCTCCATGGCCTCTCAATCCTTCTCAGGAGGTGCCAATGGGATTGGTTCATAAACCTCAGCGCCTCCGACTACCCGTTGATCACTCAAGATG ATCTAATAACGGCCTTCTCCAACCTGCCTAGAGATCTCAGCTTCGTGGAGCACACAAGCCACTTGGGTTGGAAAAT AAGAAAAAGGGCAAGGCCAATCATCATAGACCCTGCGCTCTACAGTCTCAACAAGTCGGAGATCATCCGGTCTACCCAGAAGAGGAGCCTGCCCACTGCTTTCAAGCTCTACACAG GCTCTGCTTGGACCGTGCTTTCGAGATCTTTTGCGGAATACTGCGTTTTGGGCTGGGACAACCTACCAAGGACCCTTCTCCTCTATTACACCAACTTCATCTCATCGCCAGAGGGCTACTTTCAGACAGTAATTTGCAACTCAAATTACTATAAAAACACAACGGTGAACCACGATCTCCATTATATCATGTGGGACAATCCACCAAAGCAGCACCCTCTAACCCTGGGAATGAAGGACTACAGGAGGATGATTCTGAGCAGCGCAGCATTTGCAAGGAAATTCAAGAAGAATGACCCAGTCCTTGACAAGATAGATAGGGAGCTCCTTCGCAGAAAGAATGAACAGTTCACGTACGGGGGGTGGTGCTCTGATGGGGAAATTACGAGGTGCTCAGATGGTCAAAGCAAAGGGAGGACAGGAGTTTTAAAGCCTGGGGCTGGCTTTAGGAGATTGAGGGCGTTGTTGACAAAGTTGCTATCAAGTAGAAATTTCAATAAGCGGCAGTGCAGATGA